Proteins encoded by one window of Dioscorea cayenensis subsp. rotundata cultivar TDr96_F1 chromosome 6, TDr96_F1_v2_PseudoChromosome.rev07_lg8_w22 25.fasta, whole genome shotgun sequence:
- the LOC120262971 gene encoding cell number regulator 2-like encodes MYEPKDNNIYYPPLPQEPPVTTGIPIQMAGMPSLQVQSQQKVSWSTGLCGCCDDVGNCCITCWCPCITFGQIAEIVDRGSTSCGVSGAIYLLLMLTIGCNCVYSCFYRKKMRSQYSLSSSPCNDCLVHCCCESCALCQEYRELKQHGFDMNIGWQANMENRGQGQAVLPPNVQGGMIR; translated from the exons ATGTATGAACCAAAAGACAACAACATATACTATCCTCCTCTACCACAGGAACCTCCGGTCACCACCGGAATACCTATTCAGATGGCTGGCATGCCTTCACTCCAAGTCCAGTCTCAACAAAAGGTATCTTGGTCTACTGGTCTTTGTGGCTGTTGTGATGATGTTGGCAATT GCTGCATAACTTGCTGGTGTCCCTGCATCACCTTCGGCCAGATTGCAGAAATCGTTGACCGCGGTTCCACtt CGTGCGGAGTGAGTGGAGCAATTTACCTGCTGCTGATGTTAACGATTGGGTGCAATTGTGTTTACTCatgtttttatagaaaaaagatGAGATCACAATATTCGCTTTCCTCGAGTCCTTGCAATGATTGTCTTGTTCATTGTTGTTGTGAAAGTTGCGCACTTTGCCAAGAGTATCGTGAGCTTAAGCAACATGGCTTCGACATGAATATcg GATGGCAAGCAAATATGGAGAACCGGGGGCAAGGGCAAGCTGTTTTGCCACCTAATGTACAGGGTGGCATGATCCGTTGA
- the LOC120263639 gene encoding cell number regulator 2-like, with protein sequence MYKSKDNTVYYPPPPAPGITTGIPAGISSFQVQSQAEGPWSTGLCNCFDDVSNCCVTCFCPCITFGQVAEIIDRGSTSCGTSGALYTLIMCLIGCHCIYSCFYRKKMRLQYSLASSPCNDCLVHCFCEQCALCQEYRELKRRGFNMEIGWQANLENQGHGQAVLPPNVQAGMTR encoded by the exons ATGTATAAATCAAAGGATAACACCGTATACTACCCTCCACCACCGGCACCGGGGATAACCACCGGAATACCGGCCGGCATCTCTTCATTCCAAGTCCAATCTCAAGCAGAAGGACCTTGGTCTACTGGTCTTTGCAACTGCTTTGATGATGTTAGCAACT GCTGTGTAACTTGCTTTTGTCCATGCATCACCTTCGGCCAAGTCGCAGAAATCATCGATCGTGGTTCAACTT CATGCGGAACGAGTGGAGCTTTGTACACGCTGATAATGTGTTTGATCGGTTGCCATTGTATTTACTCatgtttttatagaaaaaagatGAGATTGCAGTATTCACTCGCCTCTAGTCCGTGTAACGATTGTCTTGTTCATTGTTTTTGCGAGCAATGCGCACTTTGTCAAGAGTATCGTGAGCTCAAGCGACGCGGTTTCAATATGGAAATcg GATGGCAAGCAAATTTGGAGAACCAGGGACATGGACAAGCTGTGTTGCCACCCAATGTTCAGGCTGGCATGACTCGTTGA
- the LOC120263728 gene encoding cell number regulator 2-like, with the protein MSSFQVQTQGEAPWSTGLCDCCDDVSNCCVTCFCPCITFGKIAEIIDRGSSSCAMSGCIYWFIWCATGYCGWIYSCSYRKKMRSQYSLAESPCNDCFVHCFCEHCALCQEYRELKRRGFNMNIGWEANMKQGRAQAVLAPNVQGGMTR; encoded by the exons ATGTCTTCATTCCAAGTCCAAACTCAAGGAGAGGCACCTTGGTCTACTGGTCTTTGTGACTGTTGTGATGATGTTAGTAATT GCTGTGTAACTTGCTTTTGCCCTTGCATCACCTTCGGCAAAATTGCAGAAATCATTGACCGAGGTTCATCTT CATGCGCAATGAGTGGATGTATATACTGGTTCATATGGTGCGCAACCGGATATTGTGGTTGGATTTACTCGTGTTCTTACAGAAAGAAGATGAGATCACAGTATTCACTTGCAGAGAGTCCATGTAATGATTGCTTTGTTCATTGTTTTTGCGAGCATTGCGCTCTTTGCCAAGAGTATCGTGAGCTCAAGCGCCGTGGCTTCAACATGAATATcg GATGGGAAGCTAACATGAAACAAGGAAGAGCGCAAGCTGTGTTGGCACCCAATGTTCAAGGTGGCATGACTCGTTGA